In Akkermansiaceae bacterium, a single genomic region encodes these proteins:
- the yajC gene encoding preprotein translocase subunit YajC: MIQIPTLFSSLPLAQAAESPAGIFGHPAVMPVLLIVMFYFLLIRPQQRQRKEQAARIAALATGDKVTTTAGIHGIVHSIKDNTVVVKVCEGTFIEFDKPAVASVRKKESDA; the protein is encoded by the coding sequence ATGATCCAGATCCCGACTCTTTTCTCCTCCCTTCCGCTCGCCCAAGCCGCCGAATCCCCTGCCGGGATCTTCGGCCATCCTGCGGTCATGCCGGTCCTGCTGATCGTCATGTTCTACTTCCTCCTCATCCGCCCGCAGCAGCGCCAGCGGAAGGAGCAGGCCGCCCGCATCGCCGCACTGGCCACGGGTGACAAGGTGACCACCACCGCCGGCATCCACGGCATCGTCCACAGCATCAAGGACAACACCGTCGTGGTGAAAGTCTGCGAAGGCACCTTCATCGAGTTCGACAAGCCGGCCGTCGCCTCCGTCCGCAAAAAGGAGAGCGACGCCTGA